From Micromonospora carbonacea:
AGGCCCTCCCACTCGCGGGTAACCGATCCGTTGCTGCTGGTCATGGTGCTGTCCTCCAGGAGAAGAGTTCGTTAAGTGCCCCAACGACTGACAGAGCAACTATAGACAGAGCAATATTCCGTGTGTCAAGTATTGCTATGATGAACTCGTGGACCAGAACGTGTTCGACGACCCCCGGATCACCGCCGTCGGTCTCCTCGTCGAGGCGCACGCCGGGCTGTCGGCCCGGTTCGCCGCCCAGTTCGAGGAGCACGGGCTCTCTCCGGTCGAGTTCGAGGTGCTCACCCGTCTCGCCCGCTCGCCCGGCAACCAGCTGCGCATGACCGACCTCGCTGCGCAGACCTCGCTCTCCACCAGCGGCGTGACCCGGGTGGTCGACCGGATGGAACGCGACGGCCTGCTCTGCCGCCGGGCCTGCCCGTCGGACCGGCGCAGCTCGTACGCGGTGGTCACCGCCGCCGGGTTGCAGCGCCTGGACCAGACCCTCCCCGGGCACCTGAAGATCATCGAGGAGTGGTTCACGGGCCAACTGGAGCCGGAGGAGCTGCGCGCCCTCCTCCACGGCCTCCGGCGCGTACGCGACGCGGTGCATCCGGGCGCGACCGCCGGCAGCACCGATCCGGTCCCGCCGGAGGCCGCCCCCTCCTGACGCCCCGGCGGGCGGGCCCAGCACGTCCACGGGCCCGGTCGCACCGGGTGGGAGGGGCACCGGCAGAAAGACCGGCAGAACCGCCCCACCAGCGGCAACAAACGGCATTAAGCGGACAAACCTCCCCGCCGGGAGTGGCTACTGTTCTCTCAGCGGGGGCGCACCGGGGGGTGCCGGCGCGGGCGATGAGCGAGGGGTAAAACCAGGGGGCTTCTTCGCTCGCGCCGCCCCCGCGTCAACATCTCCGGGCGGGCCCGGTCGGCTCCGGCCGACCGGGCCGCCGCAGTGGAGCCAGCACCTCGGCCTCCCGGGGCAGCAGGCTGATCCCGCTCCGCCGACAGGCGGCGTCGAGACGGTCGAGCACGGCCGCGTCCCGGGTGCTCGCCGCCAGCCCGACGAGCGCCTCCACCAGGTCCCGCCGGTCCTGGCCGGCGACGGTGCCCTCCGCCGCGGCGGCGAACCACTCGGCCGCCAGCTCACGATCGGCCCGGTGCAGGGCGATGTTCGCCTCGATGAGCGCACAGATCCCGTCCTCGAACCGGGACTCGCCCGGCCGGCCGCCCAGCAGCTCGGTGCCGAGCGCCGCGTCACCCGCCGCGCAGGTGCGCAGCCCCGCCAGCACCTCGGCCGCCTCGTCGGGCCGCCCGTCCTGGGCCAGCGCCAGGCCGATCGTGCCGAGGGCCCGCCGCCGGTGCCCCGGGTCGCCGACCTCCACCAGCCCGGCGGCCACCCGGCGGCCCTGCTCCACGGCGTCGGCGTACCGGCCCTCCAGGCGGGTGACCTCGGCCAGGTCCGCCCGTGCCAGCAGGCGCAACCGCCGCTCGCCGGACTGGGCGGCCAACCGGTCCATGGCCGCCAGGCGACGCCGCGCCCCGGCCAGGTCGCCCACCCGGATGTCGTGCCAGGCGAGGCTGTGCTGCGCCACGGCCATGTCGCGCAGCCGCCCGTGCCGGGTGGCCAGGGCGAGGACGGCGGCGGCCTGGTCGCGCGCCTCGTCGTGGCCCCCGGTCGCGCCCAGCAGGGCGCAGAGCACCGCCCGCGCCTCCAGCTCCCCGGCCACGTCGCCGGCCCGGTGCAGGATGGCCCAGGCGTCGCGTGCCGCCGCCAGCTCCTGCTCCGCAGCCCCGTGCTCGACGGCGAGCCGGGCCGCGCCCAGCACCGCCCGGGCGCGCAACCCCGGATCGGCGGCGGCGGTACGCGGGTCGGCCAGCAGCCGCCGCAGCCACTGCCGCCCGACGACGTCCCGGCCCCGGAACCGCCACCAGCGGGCCAGCCCGACGGCCAGCCGGAGCGCCGTCGTCGGGTCGTCGACGGCGGCGTGGGCCAGCGCGGCGGTGATGTCGCCGGTCGCCTCGTCGAGGCGGCGCACGGCCGAGGTCAGCAGCGGGCCGGCCAGGTCGGGAGCGGTCCGGGCCACCAGCCGCGCGAAGACCTCGGCGTGCCGCCGCCGGACGTCGTGCCGTTCCCCGGCGCCGATCTTCCGCTCGGTGGCGAACTCCCGGACCGCGTCGAGCAGCCGGAACCGGAACGGGCCGGTCCCCCGCACGCTCAGCAGGCCGAGCTGGAGAAACCGGTCCAGCAACGGCACCGGATCGATCGAGACCGTGCCCTCCGGGTCGGCGTCGTCGGCCAGCATCTCCTCGGCCAGCTCCACCGACCAACGGTTGCGGAACACGGAGAGCCGACGCAGGGCGGCCCGCTCGTCCGGGGCGAGGAGGCGGTAGCTGGCCGCCACCGCGTCCCGCAGGGTGACCGTCGCCCCGCCTCCCGGCGTCCACCCGGGGTCGGGCCGCTGGGCCGGCGAGGTGGCGAGGTCGAGGACGCGGTCGCCGTACCGGTCGAGCAGCTCGTTGAGGTCGAGGATGCGCCCCCGGGCGGCCATCAGCTCGATGGCGAGGGGCAGCCCACCCAGCCGGCGGGCCAGCGCGGCGAGTGCCGGCAGCTCGTCCGGGTCCGGCGGCTCCCGCCGCACCCGGGCCAGTCGCGCCGTGAACAGCGCCACCGCCGGGTAGCCGGCCAGCACGTCCGGCCCGGCCGGGTCGAGCTCGGGCGGCGGCACGTCCAGTGGCGGCACGGGCCAGACCCGCTCGCCAGGCACGCCGACCGGGTGCCGCCCGGTGACCAGCACCCGCAGCGTGGGCACCGCCCCCGCGAGCCGGTGCAGCGCCCCGGCCACCGGGTCGGGCGCCCGCTCCACCGCGTCGATCAGCAGCAGCGCCGGGCGGGCCGCCAGTTGCACCGCGAGGTCGGAGGCGCGGGCCGCGCCGAAGGCCGCCGCCGCTGCGGAGAGCACGTCGGCCGGGTCCGAGCCCTCCCCGACGAGCACCCCGGCGACCTCGCGGGGAGCCCGCCCGGCGACGGCGTGGGCGACCGCCAGGGCCAGCGCCGTCTTGCCCACGCCGGCCAGCCCGACGAGGCTGACCACCGGCGGGCCGTGGTCGGTGGTGAGCAGCTCGACGAGCTCGGCGACGTCCCGCTCCCGGCCGATCA
This genomic window contains:
- a CDS encoding MarR family winged helix-turn-helix transcriptional regulator, producing MDQNVFDDPRITAVGLLVEAHAGLSARFAAQFEEHGLSPVEFEVLTRLARSPGNQLRMTDLAAQTSLSTSGVTRVVDRMERDGLLCRRACPSDRRSSYAVVTAAGLQRLDQTLPGHLKIIEEWFTGQLEPEELRALLHGLRRVRDAVHPGATAGSTDPVPPEAAPS
- a CDS encoding ATP-binding protein, with protein sequence MAPDHGRPPGADGRTGLSALLRAHRHAAGLTQSDLAARAGVGVRTVRDLERGRSARPQRTTVDLLAGALGLAGPARAAFVAAARGTTPADPARAADEPPAAPPPSVPHPVGVGPSSAAHPGGTPIALPPPVALIGRERDVAELVELLTTDHGPPVVSLVGLAGVGKTALALAVAHAVAGRAPREVAGVLVGEGSDPADVLSAAAAAFGAARASDLAVQLAARPALLLIDAVERAPDPVAGALHRLAGAVPTLRVLVTGRHPVGVPGERVWPVPPLDVPPPELDPAGPDVLAGYPAVALFTARLARVRREPPDPDELPALAALARRLGGLPLAIELMAARGRILDLNELLDRYGDRVLDLATSPAQRPDPGWTPGGGATVTLRDAVAASYRLLAPDERAALRRLSVFRNRWSVELAEEMLADDADPEGTVSIDPVPLLDRFLQLGLLSVRGTGPFRFRLLDAVREFATERKIGAGERHDVRRRHAEVFARLVARTAPDLAGPLLTSAVRRLDEATGDITAALAHAAVDDPTTALRLAVGLARWWRFRGRDVVGRQWLRRLLADPRTAAADPGLRARAVLGAARLAVEHGAAEQELAAARDAWAILHRAGDVAGELEARAVLCALLGATGGHDEARDQAAAVLALATRHGRLRDMAVAQHSLAWHDIRVGDLAGARRRLAAMDRLAAQSGERRLRLLARADLAEVTRLEGRYADAVEQGRRVAAGLVEVGDPGHRRRALGTIGLALAQDGRPDEAAEVLAGLRTCAAGDAALGTELLGGRPGESRFEDGICALIEANIALHRADRELAAEWFAAAAEGTVAGQDRRDLVEALVGLAASTRDAAVLDRLDAACRRSGISLLPREAEVLAPLRRPGRPEPTGPARRC